A genome region from Glutamicibacter arilaitensis Re117 includes the following:
- a CDS encoding FadR/GntR family transcriptional regulator, translating into MSMNPAPRAYQIVLQAIEEDLRTEKLSVGDQLPGERALAERHGISRASVRDAIRILDVMGIIKTSAGSGPNSGAVIISNPSAGISQALRLHLAAKGINVREIVESRILLETWAAQMNPRDPVYAQQVIDRTAVLIMRMDDPQLSRESFHRIDAEFHVLLASMAGNSVVESMMESLRNSISDYVSDSVPSDEAWQPVVRVLRRQHKAIHHAFATGQRERAAQLLEEHINWFYSQTR; encoded by the coding sequence ATGTCAATGAACCCAGCTCCGCGTGCGTACCAGATCGTTCTCCAAGCAATTGAAGAGGATCTGCGCACAGAGAAGCTATCCGTAGGGGACCAGCTTCCCGGCGAGCGTGCGCTCGCGGAGCGGCATGGGATATCGCGGGCTTCGGTCCGCGATGCCATCCGCATCCTTGATGTGATGGGTATTATCAAGACCTCTGCTGGCTCCGGGCCGAACTCCGGAGCGGTGATCATCTCCAATCCCTCGGCCGGCATTTCGCAGGCCTTGCGGCTGCACTTGGCAGCCAAGGGGATCAACGTCCGCGAGATCGTCGAGTCGCGCATCCTGCTGGAAACCTGGGCCGCGCAGATGAACCCCCGCGACCCGGTCTACGCCCAGCAGGTCATCGACCGCACCGCGGTGCTGATCATGCGCATGGACGATCCGCAGCTTTCCCGCGAGTCATTCCACCGCATTGACGCCGAGTTCCACGTGCTCCTGGCCTCCATGGCCGGGAATTCGGTGGTTGAATCCATGATGGAATCCCTGCGAAACTCGATCAGCGACTACGTCTCCGACTCGGTGCCCAGCGACGAGGCCTGGCAGCCGGTGGTGCGCGTGTTGCGCCGCCAGCACAAGGCCATCCACCACGCATTTGCCACCGGGCAGCGCGAGCGCGCAGCCCAGCTGCTCGAAGAGCACATCAACTGGTTCTACTCGCAGACCCGCTAG
- a CDS encoding L-lactate permease — protein MFTPSTDPIAGSIAVSALVALIPLVAFFVLLAVIKVKAHWAGLGSLVVAIIVAIFGWNMPVGMALNSGLMGMVFGAFPIVWIVVMAIFLYQVTVKSGRFEDLRRVFDVIGGGDVRIQAVLIAFCFGGLLEALAGFGAPVAITATMLLALGLSPLRAACAVLIANTAPVAFGAVAIPITTAGALTGIPAADIGAIVGHQSPLLALFVPSILVLILDGWRGMRQTLPATLTIGISFGVAQWLCSTYFSYELTDIVASLIGLAAAVILLRFWTPKGADEARQRVLTAEAAAIPHEANAKLHPGNTWMALFPYLLVIVIFGVAKLWKLGVDIPAWLASTDIKFGWPGLDGKILNAEGEAVTSTIYNFQWLSSPGTLLLITGLIVALVYAKNDGNGKYAMTFGEGAAEIGKTIYNMRFAALTILSVLGLAYVMNLSGQTITIGTWLAGTGAFFAFLSPILGWIGTAVTGSDTSANALFAKLQQTAGINAGIDPNLLVAANTSGGVVGKLISPQNLAIAATSVKMEGQESVILKKVAGWSVGMLLVLCCLVYLQSTPVLSWMLP, from the coding sequence GTGTTTACACCATCCACGGATCCGATTGCGGGGAGCATTGCTGTTTCAGCACTTGTCGCGCTGATCCCGCTTGTAGCATTTTTCGTGCTCCTGGCAGTTATCAAGGTCAAGGCCCACTGGGCAGGCCTTGGCTCGCTAGTCGTAGCTATTATTGTCGCCATTTTCGGCTGGAACATGCCAGTCGGAATGGCATTGAATTCCGGACTGATGGGCATGGTCTTCGGTGCCTTCCCAATCGTCTGGATCGTCGTCATGGCGATCTTCCTTTACCAGGTGACCGTGAAGTCCGGCCGCTTCGAGGACCTGCGCCGTGTCTTTGACGTGATCGGCGGCGGCGACGTGCGCATCCAGGCCGTGCTGATCGCCTTCTGCTTCGGCGGCCTGCTTGAAGCACTGGCCGGATTCGGGGCCCCGGTGGCCATTACCGCCACCATGCTGCTGGCCCTGGGCCTGTCCCCGCTGCGCGCTGCCTGCGCAGTGCTGATTGCCAACACCGCCCCAGTAGCCTTCGGCGCCGTGGCGATCCCAATCACCACCGCTGGTGCTTTGACCGGCATCCCTGCTGCTGACATCGGTGCCATTGTCGGCCACCAATCGCCACTGCTGGCACTGTTCGTGCCATCGATCCTGGTACTGATCCTCGACGGCTGGCGCGGCATGCGCCAGACCCTGCCAGCAACCCTGACCATCGGCATCTCCTTCGGCGTCGCCCAGTGGCTGTGCTCGACCTACTTCTCCTACGAGCTGACCGATATCGTCGCCTCGCTGATCGGCCTGGCCGCGGCAGTGATCCTGCTGCGCTTCTGGACCCCGAAGGGTGCCGACGAAGCACGACAGCGCGTGCTGACCGCCGAGGCTGCCGCAATTCCCCACGAGGCTAACGCCAAGCTGCACCCGGGCAACACCTGGATGGCCTTGTTCCCGTACCTGCTGGTTATCGTCATCTTCGGCGTGGCCAAGCTGTGGAAGCTGGGCGTGGACATTCCCGCATGGCTGGCAAGCACTGACATCAAGTTCGGCTGGCCGGGACTGGACGGCAAGATCCTGAACGCCGAGGGCGAAGCGGTAACTTCTACCATCTACAACTTCCAGTGGCTCTCCTCGCCAGGTACCTTGCTGCTGATCACCGGCCTGATCGTGGCCCTGGTCTACGCAAAGAACGACGGCAACGGCAAGTACGCCATGACCTTCGGCGAAGGCGCTGCCGAAATCGGCAAGACCATCTACAACATGCGCTTCGCAGCCCTGACCATCCTCTCGGTCCTCGGCCTGGCATACGTGATGAACCTTTCGGGCCAGACCATCACCATTGGCACCTGGCTGGCCGGCACCGGCGCGTTCTTCGCCTTCCTGTCCCCAATCCTGGGCTGGATCGGCACCGCGGTGACCGGTTCGGACACCTCGGCCAACGCACTGTTCGCCAAGCTGCAGCAGACTGCTGGCATCAACGCCGGCATCGATCCGAACCTGCTGGTTGCCGCTAACACCTCCGGTGGCGTGGTCGGCAAGCTGATTTCCCCGCAGAACCTGGCCATCGCCGCGACCTCGGTGAAGATGGAAGGCCAGGAATCGGTGATCCTCAAGAAGGTTGCCGGTTGGTCCGTAGGCATGTTGCTGGTGCTGTGCTGCTTGGTGTATCTGCAGTCCACGCCGGTACTGTCCTGGATGCTGCCATAG
- a CDS encoding (Fe-S)-binding protein, translating to MRIALFATCIVDAMYPETAKSTVKILERLGHEVIFPKAQACCGQMHMNSGYMPEALPVVENHINAFDTEDYDVAVAPSGSCVASVKHQHPYLAERLGKPELKERAVAVGKRTYELSQLLVDVLGITNAAEQLGSYFPQTITYHPSCHGMRSLKLGDRQLDLLKTVGGITVNELPEADQCCGFGGTFSIKNSDVSSAMLEDKMKNICSTGASACAGGDASCLMHIGGGLSRTGAKPKTLHLADILASTMEETVSL from the coding sequence ATGCGAATTGCTCTCTTTGCCACGTGCATTGTGGATGCTATGTATCCGGAAACCGCCAAGTCGACCGTGAAAATCCTGGAACGCTTGGGCCATGAAGTAATTTTCCCGAAGGCGCAAGCCTGCTGTGGGCAAATGCACATGAACTCCGGCTACATGCCTGAAGCCCTGCCAGTGGTAGAAAACCACATTAATGCTTTCGACACCGAAGACTACGATGTCGCTGTTGCCCCATCGGGCTCCTGCGTCGCTTCGGTCAAGCACCAGCACCCTTACCTGGCGGAGCGGCTGGGCAAGCCTGAGCTCAAGGAGCGCGCCGTTGCCGTTGGCAAGCGCACCTATGAACTGAGCCAGCTGCTGGTCGATGTCCTGGGAATCACCAACGCAGCCGAGCAGCTGGGCAGCTACTTCCCGCAGACCATCACCTACCATCCTTCGTGCCACGGCATGCGTTCGCTGAAACTCGGCGATCGCCAGCTGGATCTGCTCAAGACCGTGGGCGGGATTACCGTCAACGAGCTTCCAGAAGCAGATCAGTGCTGCGGCTTCGGCGGTACCTTCTCCATCAAGAACTCCGATGTATCCTCGGCGATGCTCGAAGACAAGATGAAGAACATCTGCTCCACCGGTGCTTCGGCCTGCGCAGGCGGCGATGCCTCATGCCTGATGCACATCGGCGGCGGACTCTCGCGCACCGGTGCCAAGCCAAAGACCTTGCACCTGGCCGACATCCTGGCCAGCACCATGGAAGAGACGGTGTCACTGTGA
- a CDS encoding LutB/LldF family L-lactate oxidation iron-sulfur protein yields the protein MPAGGQGNLFETEPFPKAAHRELGNTQMRKNLRHATHTIRDKRLNVVGELPDWEELRDAGSAIKNTTMANLEDRLEEFEKNFTARGGIVHWARDADEANKIVTELVKATGSQEVVKVKSMATQEIGLNEHLETEGIEAFETDLAELIVQLGNDKPSHILVPAIHKNRTEVRDIFLKEMPVVDPNLTDEPAKLAEAARKHLRKKFLSAKVAISGANFALADTGTLGVVESEGNGRMCLTLPETLITVMGIEKVLPHWEDIEVFMQLLPRSSTGERMNPYTSLWTGVSEDDGPQNVHIVLLDNGRTRALADRFGRTALNCIRCSACMNVCPVYERTGGHAYGSTYPGPIGAILSPLMTGIEVEENGSLPYASSLCGACYDACPVKINIPEILVHLRGEDVDANRDKHKLPTQMDLLMKGGSWALGKGKNLGLLEKALPLGRLAAGKDKKIKKLPGIAAGWTASRDIPAPPNKSFRDWWSDEKESK from the coding sequence ATGCCAGCCGGCGGACAGGGCAACCTGTTCGAGACCGAGCCCTTCCCCAAGGCGGCGCACCGCGAACTGGGCAACACCCAGATGCGCAAGAACCTGCGCCACGCCACCCACACCATTCGCGACAAGCGCCTGAACGTCGTGGGCGAACTTCCTGACTGGGAAGAACTGCGCGACGCCGGCAGCGCAATCAAGAACACAACCATGGCCAACCTCGAAGATCGGTTGGAGGAGTTCGAGAAGAACTTCACCGCCCGCGGAGGCATTGTCCACTGGGCACGTGACGCCGACGAGGCGAACAAGATCGTCACCGAGCTGGTCAAAGCGACCGGTTCCCAAGAGGTCGTCAAGGTCAAGTCCATGGCCACCCAGGAAATCGGCCTCAACGAGCATCTGGAAACCGAGGGCATCGAGGCCTTCGAGACCGACCTCGCCGAGCTGATCGTCCAGCTGGGCAACGACAAGCCAAGCCACATCCTGGTCCCGGCCATCCACAAGAACCGCACCGAGGTGCGCGACATCTTCCTCAAGGAGATGCCGGTGGTGGATCCGAACCTGACCGATGAGCCGGCCAAGCTGGCCGAGGCCGCCCGCAAGCACCTGCGCAAGAAGTTCCTCTCCGCCAAGGTCGCCATCTCCGGCGCGAACTTCGCGCTGGCTGACACCGGTACCCTGGGCGTTGTGGAATCCGAAGGCAACGGTCGCATGTGCTTGACCTTGCCAGAGACCCTGATCACCGTCATGGGCATCGAGAAGGTCCTGCCCCACTGGGAAGACATCGAGGTGTTCATGCAGCTGCTGCCCCGGTCCTCCACCGGCGAGCGCATGAACCCGTACACCTCGCTGTGGACCGGCGTGAGCGAAGATGACGGTCCGCAGAACGTGCACATCGTGCTGCTGGATAACGGGCGAACCCGTGCCCTGGCCGACCGCTTCGGCCGCACCGCGTTGAACTGCATCCGTTGCTCGGCGTGCATGAACGTGTGCCCGGTCTACGAGCGCACCGGTGGCCACGCCTACGGTTCGACCTACCCGGGCCCAATTGGCGCGATTCTTTCGCCATTGATGACCGGCATCGAGGTCGAGGAAAATGGCTCCCTGCCATACGCTTCCTCGCTGTGCGGCGCGTGCTACGACGCTTGCCCGGTGAAGATCAACATCCCGGAAATCCTCGTGCACCTGCGCGGCGAAGATGTGGATGCCAACCGCGATAAGCACAAGCTCCCTACCCAGATGGATCTGCTGATGAAGGGCGGATCCTGGGCATTGGGCAAGGGCAAGAACCTGGGCCTGCTCGAAAAGGCCTTGCCATTAGGCCGTTTGGCTGCTGGCAAGGATAAGAAGATCAAGAAGCTTCCGGGTATCGCCGCAGGATGGACCGCCAGCCGCGACATCCCTGCCCCGCCAAACAAGTCCTTCCGCGACTGGTGGAGCGACGAGAAGGAGTCCAAGTGA
- a CDS encoding LutC/YkgG family protein, with the protein MSAKDEILGRIRSALADAPVADEIPREYRKTSEMGEAELIELLVDRLVDYKAGVDVIDAAQIPEFVAAKLTDANSVVYPHGLDAGWLSALGADIEQRVDAPGARLSIAELDGTSAVVTSSAVSVAESGTIILDGEPDQGRRAISLVPDHHVCIVPISSIVRLLPEAMPRLTITRPQTWISGPSATSDIELERVEGVHGPRTLDVLMVRGL; encoded by the coding sequence GTGAGCGCAAAAGACGAAATCCTAGGACGGATCCGTTCAGCGTTGGCCGACGCTCCGGTCGCCGATGAGATTCCCCGCGAATACCGCAAGACCTCGGAGATGGGCGAAGCCGAACTCATCGAGCTGCTGGTCGACCGCCTGGTCGATTACAAGGCCGGTGTGGACGTCATCGACGCCGCGCAGATTCCGGAATTCGTAGCTGCGAAGCTCACGGATGCCAACAGCGTGGTCTACCCGCACGGCTTGGATGCCGGCTGGCTGTCCGCACTGGGTGCGGATATCGAACAGCGCGTCGATGCCCCAGGCGCACGCCTGAGCATCGCTGAGCTGGACGGCACCAGCGCCGTGGTCACTTCCTCGGCCGTTTCGGTTGCCGAGTCGGGCACCATCATCCTTGATGGCGAGCCAGACCAGGGCCGCCGTGCGATCTCGCTGGTTCCGGACCACCATGTGTGCATCGTGCCGATCTCCTCGATCGTGCGCCTGCTGCCAGAAGCCATGCCCCGGTTGACCATCACCCGTCCGCAGACCTGGATCTCAGGTCCGTCGGCAACCAGTGATATCGAGCTGGAGCGCGTCGAAGGCGTGCACGGTCCGCGTACCTTGGATGTCCTGATGGTTCGCGGCCTGTAA
- a CDS encoding MFS transporter: MKTQQELEPSIGSVPDSALRFVGFLSFFDRYGTAPMLVALSLGTSLSFAQAVQLIASYALFYAIGQPIWGVLSDRFGRLAILRAALTGAGLSAIASILFTGFIPLLIARSLTGLLFGALYPTLMTLLGDTRTGVERARGLSDLQIYSSLGTTLATLASGAVATYVDWRLVFALPAFGCAAALFSLRKVAEPAHSRARFNFRAAVRPMNLALYAIVFLEGGLLMGPLTYIVPALQESGVEIGLAGALGCAFALGVILGARLMRKLVARFSRTWLIGGGGLLLSVAFLPSALFPSPASYTVTAFFLGAANAIMHSSMQGWATDISPDARATTVSLFVFALFAGASVATYLTADLAQHAQYGQIFGIGLVLSFALVLLATGTHALWRRKNPPASL, encoded by the coding sequence ATGAAGACGCAGCAGGAGCTTGAGCCTTCAATAGGTTCAGTCCCGGATTCGGCTTTGCGCTTTGTAGGCTTCCTTTCCTTCTTTGACCGCTATGGCACTGCGCCGATGCTGGTCGCGCTCTCGCTGGGCACTTCGCTCAGTTTCGCCCAAGCGGTCCAGCTGATCGCTTCCTATGCCCTGTTCTATGCCATCGGCCAGCCGATCTGGGGCGTACTCAGTGATCGCTTCGGTCGCTTGGCGATATTGCGCGCCGCGCTTACCGGTGCAGGCCTCAGTGCAATTGCCAGTATCCTTTTCACCGGCTTCATCCCGCTGCTCATTGCCCGCTCGCTCACCGGACTCTTGTTCGGCGCATTGTACCCAACGCTGATGACGCTGCTGGGTGATACCCGTACCGGGGTGGAACGCGCGCGGGGCCTGTCTGACTTGCAGATCTATTCCTCGCTGGGCACCACCTTGGCAACACTGGCTTCTGGCGCGGTGGCGACCTATGTGGACTGGCGGCTGGTGTTCGCGCTTCCTGCATTCGGTTGCGCCGCGGCCTTGTTCTCCTTGCGGAAGGTCGCGGAGCCTGCGCATTCGCGTGCCAGGTTCAATTTCCGTGCCGCTGTACGTCCCATGAATTTGGCGCTCTACGCGATCGTCTTCCTCGAAGGCGGATTGCTGATGGGACCGCTGACCTATATCGTTCCGGCTCTGCAAGAGTCGGGTGTCGAGATCGGCCTGGCCGGAGCGCTTGGCTGCGCTTTCGCCCTGGGCGTGATCCTCGGTGCACGCCTGATGCGCAAGTTGGTGGCACGCTTTTCTCGAACCTGGCTCATTGGCGGTGGAGGCCTGCTGCTCAGCGTGGCATTCCTTCCCTCGGCGCTCTTCCCCTCCCCTGCCTCATACACCGTCACCGCATTTTTCCTGGGGGCCGCGAACGCGATCATGCACTCATCGATGCAGGGGTGGGCCACCGACATCTCCCCCGACGCGCGGGCTACTACCGTTTCCCTGTTCGTTTTCGCCCTTTTCGCGGGCGCTTCTGTAGCAACATACCTGACTGCAGATTTGGCGCAGCACGCTCAGTACGGACAGATCTTCGGAATCGGTTTGGTACTTAGCTTTGCCCTCGTGCTGCTGGCAACTGGCACCCACGCATTGTGGCGGCGCAAGAATCCCCCAGCTTCGCTTTAG
- a CDS encoding DUF4190 domain-containing protein — protein MTTPNNEPRNPYATGQQGQNSQYSQYPQYQGNAQNQGYPQYQQSPYQHHQPGYPGYPGYPAGPNMAGIQMAQTSMVLGILSIFFIGIILGPLAIAKANRAEREFNTPATAGKITGWIGLILALGWVAYVAFMILVVFSVPAVSTPQGF, from the coding sequence ATGACAACTCCGAATAATGAACCACGCAATCCTTACGCCACGGGTCAGCAAGGCCAAAATAGCCAGTATTCACAGTATCCGCAGTACCAGGGCAATGCCCAGAATCAGGGATACCCGCAATACCAGCAGAGCCCTTACCAACACCATCAGCCCGGCTATCCGGGATACCCCGGCTATCCAGCAGGGCCGAACATGGCTGGAATCCAGATGGCCCAGACCTCTATGGTCTTGGGCATCCTCTCAATCTTCTTCATCGGCATCATTCTGGGCCCTCTGGCCATTGCCAAAGCGAACCGTGCCGAGCGCGAATTCAACACCCCTGCCACAGCAGGCAAGATTACTGGCTGGATTGGTCTGATCCTTGCTCTGGGCTGGGTCGCCTACGTTGCCTTCATGATCCTCGTAGTATTCAGCGTCCCAGCCGTCTCGACTCCCCAGGGTTTCTAG
- a CDS encoding YceI family protein, translating to MTALTTGTWNLDASHSEIGFSVRHAGISKVRGSFTEFDATLTTGETLADSSVEATVQIASVNTKDANRDGHLKSEDFFNAEQFPTMTFKSTSVKGDAGDFVLVGDLTIRGVSKEVEFAAELGGEAVDAFGATRVGFFASTTISRKEFGITWNAALEAGGVLVSDKVKIEIDASFVLPTAE from the coding sequence ATGACTGCACTGACCACCGGAACCTGGAACCTCGACGCATCGCACTCCGAGATTGGCTTCTCGGTTCGCCACGCTGGCATCTCCAAGGTCCGCGGCTCGTTCACCGAATTCGACGCAACCTTGACCACCGGCGAGACCCTGGCTGACTCCTCGGTCGAGGCAACCGTCCAGATCGCATCGGTCAACACCAAGGACGCCAACCGCGACGGCCACCTGAAGAGCGAAGACTTCTTCAATGCCGAGCAGTTCCCAACCATGACCTTCAAGTCCACCTCGGTCAAGGGCGATGCAGGCGATTTCGTTCTCGTTGGCGATCTGACCATCCGCGGCGTGTCCAAGGAAGTTGAATTCGCAGCCGAGCTCGGCGGCGAAGCAGTAGACGCATTCGGCGCAACCCGCGTTGGCTTCTTCGCTTCGACCACCATCTCCCGCAAGGAATTCGGCATCACCTGGAATGCTGCCCTGGAAGCCGGCGGCGTTCTGGTCAGCGACAAGGTCAAGATCGAAATCGACGCTTCGTTCGTACTGCCAACTGCAGAGTAA
- a CDS encoding glycine betaine ABC transporter substrate-binding protein yields the protein MNRKLKFAALLAAGLVGLTGCGLSPSTGTVPKAGPADIKPLVENPEETTVTVTSKAFTEQLLLGKITVIALKAAGYDVTDLTNVPGSQPARQLLLAGDASVLWEYTGTAWLTYLGHEKPVVGEQEQWQVVHDEDVANGITWGKPAPLNNTYALAMNEETTKRLGIAKLSELQELESDELTFCVDPEFNSRRDGLTPMLEHYGIERGSEVPEDNIGLYDVGAIYQATANGACNFGEVFTTDGRIKALNLTVLEDDRKYFPSYNAAPAFNSEFLEKHPEVQQVMGQIAPLLTDQVLMDLNYQVDVVGREPADVAFEWMIDQGLISEP from the coding sequence GTGAACCGCAAACTGAAATTCGCCGCATTACTCGCCGCTGGGCTGGTTGGCCTGACCGGCTGTGGACTGAGCCCTTCGACCGGTACGGTGCCCAAAGCTGGACCGGCCGATATCAAACCTTTGGTCGAGAACCCTGAAGAAACCACTGTGACCGTGACGTCCAAGGCCTTTACCGAGCAGTTGCTGCTGGGCAAGATCACCGTGATCGCGCTCAAGGCCGCTGGATATGACGTCACCGACCTGACCAATGTGCCTGGTTCCCAGCCGGCCCGCCAGCTCTTGCTTGCTGGTGATGCGAGCGTGCTTTGGGAATATACCGGTACCGCGTGGCTGACCTATCTTGGGCATGAAAAGCCGGTGGTCGGTGAACAGGAACAGTGGCAGGTGGTACATGATGAAGATGTTGCCAACGGCATTACCTGGGGAAAACCAGCGCCGTTGAACAATACCTATGCCTTGGCGATGAACGAAGAAACCACCAAGCGACTTGGAATTGCCAAGCTTTCTGAACTTCAGGAGCTTGAATCCGATGAACTGACGTTCTGTGTGGACCCGGAGTTCAACTCGCGTCGTGATGGGCTGACTCCAATGCTGGAACACTACGGCATTGAACGTGGCTCGGAAGTTCCTGAGGACAATATCGGTCTGTACGATGTGGGCGCGATTTACCAGGCTACGGCCAATGGAGCCTGCAACTTCGGCGAAGTCTTCACCACCGACGGACGTATCAAGGCATTGAACTTGACCGTCTTGGAAGATGACCGCAAGTATTTCCCGAGCTACAACGCGGCTCCGGCATTCAACAGCGAGTTCTTGGAAAAGCACCCGGAAGTTCAGCAGGTGATGGGGCAGATCGCACCATTGCTCACCGATCAGGTTCTGATGGACTTGAACTACCAGGTGGACGTTGTTGGACGCGAACCAGCCGATGTGGCCTTCGAATGGATGATCGACCAGGGGCTGATCTCTGAACCTTAA
- a CDS encoding ABC transporter permease, giving the protein MRSETRSLIWQIAGIAAAFAILVGWLVTADLTETERQTLDPGTIWGYALEHLQLTVVSALIVLLIAIPLGVLLTRPGLRKAAPAVRAIANFGQAAPAIGVIVLLAFWLGFGAKTAIVSLVIYAILPVLSNTIVGLQQVDERLVEAGRGIGMSQMAVLVKIELPLAVPVMLSGIRTALVLLVGTATLATFINGGGLGILITTGVNLNLNVVLIAGSLLVALLALTIDWLGRVVEQVARPRGLS; this is encoded by the coding sequence ATGAGGTCCGAAACTCGCAGCTTGATTTGGCAAATAGCCGGAATCGCAGCTGCTTTTGCCATATTGGTGGGGTGGCTGGTGACAGCGGACCTCACCGAAACGGAACGACAAACGCTGGATCCGGGGACGATTTGGGGTTATGCCCTTGAGCATCTGCAGCTGACCGTTGTCTCAGCGCTGATCGTGTTGCTGATTGCCATTCCCCTCGGCGTATTGCTGACCCGTCCAGGGTTGCGCAAGGCGGCCCCTGCGGTGCGCGCTATCGCGAACTTCGGACAGGCCGCACCTGCCATTGGCGTGATCGTGCTTTTGGCATTCTGGTTGGGCTTCGGTGCAAAGACTGCCATTGTGTCCCTGGTGATCTACGCGATCCTTCCGGTGCTTTCCAACACCATCGTGGGCCTGCAACAGGTTGATGAACGCTTGGTGGAAGCCGGGCGTGGAATCGGCATGAGCCAAATGGCTGTACTGGTGAAGATTGAGCTGCCTTTGGCTGTCCCCGTGATGCTTTCAGGTATCCGCACGGCCTTGGTACTGCTGGTCGGTACCGCAACGCTGGCAACTTTCATCAATGGCGGCGGGCTGGGCATCTTGATCACCACGGGCGTGAACCTGAACCTGAACGTGGTGCTGATTGCTGGCTCGTTGCTTGTGGCCCTTCTGGCTTTGACGATTGACTGGCTTGGCCGCGTCGTTGAACAGGTGGCTCGACCGAGAGGACTTTCGTGA
- a CDS encoding ABC transporter ATP-binding protein (Members of the family are the ATP-binding subunit of ABC transporters for substrates such as betaine, L-proline or other amino acids, choline, carnitine, etc. The substrate specificity is best determined from the substrate-binding subunit, rather than this subunit, as it interacts with the permease subunit and not with substrate directly.), translating into MLEEVTKTYPGQKKSAVGGLTLEIPAGSIVMFVGPSGCGKTTTLKMINRLIEPSSGKIVIDGEDVTGMNGDELRRRIGYVIQAGGLFPHMTVATNIGMVPKMLGWSKEKIAARVDELLELVSLDPELYRDRFPKELSGGQQQRVGVARALAADPPVLLMDEPFGAVDPITRQRLQDELLNIQTEVQKTIVCVTHDFDEAVKLGDWIAIFNEGAQLEQYDSPERILANPASEFVENFIGSGAGLKQLSLSRVNEVELEEALTTTPGKNASEVLSQLQGAGRKYAVVLDSRGRPLRRMDRRQLSRAQIIEGTYDENMPVVGEQATLNDALDTMLVSSSESALVTGRRDVLTGIITVQTVMEAIAAANNSADAEHEAPVGLNSGAINVVDIDSSAAAQGGESA; encoded by the coding sequence ATGCTCGAAGAGGTAACAAAGACCTACCCAGGGCAGAAGAAATCGGCCGTGGGTGGCCTGACTCTGGAGATCCCCGCCGGTTCCATCGTGATGTTCGTCGGGCCTTCGGGTTGCGGCAAGACAACGACGCTGAAGATGATCAACCGTCTGATCGAGCCGAGCAGCGGCAAGATCGTCATCGACGGAGAAGACGTGACCGGCATGAACGGCGATGAATTGCGCCGCCGTATCGGCTACGTGATCCAGGCCGGTGGCCTGTTCCCGCATATGACCGTGGCAACCAACATCGGAATGGTTCCAAAGATGCTGGGCTGGTCGAAGGAAAAGATCGCCGCTCGAGTAGATGAGCTGCTTGAGCTGGTGTCCTTGGATCCAGAACTTTACCGCGACCGGTTCCCCAAGGAACTCTCCGGTGGGCAGCAGCAACGTGTGGGTGTGGCCCGTGCTTTGGCTGCCGATCCTCCTGTCTTGCTGATGGATGAGCCTTTCGGTGCCGTTGACCCGATTACGCGCCAGCGACTGCAAGATGAATTGCTGAATATCCAGACTGAAGTTCAAAAGACGATCGTGTGCGTGACCCACGACTTCGATGAAGCGGTGAAGCTGGGGGATTGGATCGCGATCTTCAACGAGGGTGCGCAATTGGAACAGTATGATTCCCCAGAGCGAATCCTGGCTAATCCGGCCAGCGAGTTCGTGGAGAACTTCATTGGCTCAGGCGCAGGGCTCAAGCAGCTGTCGCTTTCACGTGTGAACGAAGTAGAACTAGAGGAAGCGCTGACCACGACTCCGGGCAAGAATGCTTCGGAGGTGCTCTCGCAGCTTCAGGGTGCGGGACGCAAATATGCCGTGGTGCTTGATTCACGTGGACGTCCGCTGCGCCGGATGGACCGCCGCCAGCTTTCGCGGGCACAGATCATCGAGGGCACTTACGATGAAAATATGCCGGTAGTTGGCGAACAGGCGACCTTGAACGATGCGTTGGACACCATGCTGGTCTCCAGCTCTGAATCGGCCCTGGTTACCGGGCGCCGTGATGTGCTTACCGGTATCATCACCGTCCAGACCGTGATGGAAGCGATCGCTGCAGCGAATAACTCCGCGGATGCCGAACATGAGGCTCCGGTGGGCTTGAACTCAGGAGCTATCAATGTCGTGGATATCGATAGCTCGGCCGCCGCGCAGGGTGGTGAATCTGCATGA